The Malus domestica chromosome 10, GDT2T_hap1 genome contains a region encoding:
- the LOC103427523 gene encoding auxin-induced protein 15A-like, whose amino-acid sequence MGFQLPGIVSAKRSLVRSLSNSKQTASKTLDIPKGYFAVYVGERQKKRFVIPISYLNDPLFQNLLSQAEEEFGYDHPMGGITIPCSEDTFHHLTSCSSV is encoded by the coding sequence ATGGGTTTCCAGTTGCCTGGAATTGTTAGCGCGAAGAGAAGTCTCGTCCGGTCTCTATCTAATTCAAAACAGACAGCTTCAAAGACCTTAGATATCCCAAAAGGCTATTTTGCTGTGTATGTTGGGGAGAGACAGAAGAAGCGGTTTGTGATTCCAATATCATACTTGAATGATCCTTTATTCCAAAATTTGTTGAGTCAAGCCGAAGAGGAATTTGGATATGATCATCCCATGGGTGGTATCACAATACCTTGCAGTGAAGACACTTTCCATCATCTCACTTCCTGCTCAAGTGTGTGA